One Peribacillus simplex NBRC 15720 = DSM 1321 genomic region harbors:
- a CDS encoding MFS transporter — translation MGILERWLGEAGGKKDLHLLLFIGGLYSLSIALSNTFVNVYLWKQSGQIVDIAVYNLTVVLFQPLTFVFAGRLAKKVDRIIVLRLGVIFLALFYLSVLLVGTRATDFLWLLGGLLGIGYGFYWLAYNVLTFEITEPETRDFFNGFLGILSSLGGMVGPILSGFIISRLEKFTGYSIVFGLSLLLFSVAVFLSFSLKRRPAHGRYCFLRILQERKNNRNWLLITRAHFFQGIREGTFMFIISIIVFIQTDSELALGSYGLLNSAISFVAYFFASRYIKQPMRKKAILIGGILLYAGVLLIAFDITFGKLLIYGAIVATAYPILLVPYISLTYDIIGRAWKAAEMRIEYIVVRELFVHIGRIVSISGFILSVMFFDLKQLLPIYLLIVGAGHTVIYWFVRKIDIIDQD, via the coding sequence ATGGGTATTTTAGAGAGATGGTTGGGTGAAGCGGGAGGGAAGAAGGATCTGCACCTCCTTTTGTTTATTGGCGGGCTGTACAGCCTAAGTATTGCTTTATCCAATACATTCGTTAATGTGTACTTGTGGAAACAATCCGGTCAAATTGTTGATATTGCCGTATATAATCTAACCGTGGTGCTTTTTCAACCGCTTACTTTTGTCTTTGCTGGCAGGCTGGCGAAAAAGGTTGATCGAATCATTGTTTTGCGTCTGGGTGTTATCTTTTTGGCCCTATTTTATTTATCAGTCCTATTGGTCGGCACACGGGCAACGGATTTCCTTTGGTTGCTTGGAGGACTGTTAGGAATCGGTTATGGGTTTTATTGGCTTGCCTATAATGTATTGACTTTTGAGATAACTGAACCGGAAACAAGGGATTTCTTCAATGGTTTCTTAGGGATTTTATCATCACTTGGGGGAATGGTCGGTCCGATTCTTTCAGGGTTCATCATTTCGAGGCTTGAAAAATTCACGGGATATTCCATTGTATTCGGATTGTCTTTGCTATTGTTTTCCGTTGCGGTGTTTCTTAGCTTTTCGTTAAAAAGACGTCCAGCGCATGGCAGATACTGTTTCCTTCGGATATTGCAGGAACGGAAAAATAATCGGAATTGGCTCTTGATCACTCGTGCTCACTTTTTTCAAGGGATACGAGAGGGCACATTCATGTTCATCATTTCGATTATCGTTTTCATTCAGACGGATAGTGAACTTGCCTTAGGGAGCTATGGTCTGTTAAATTCGGCCATATCATTCGTTGCGTATTTTTTTGCTTCACGATATATAAAACAGCCGATGCGAAAAAAAGCGATTCTTATTGGAGGAATCCTGTTGTATGCAGGGGTCTTATTGATTGCATTTGATATCACATTCGGGAAGCTTCTCATTTATGGGGCAATCGTCGCTACCGCTTATCCTATTCTTTTGGTCCCTTATATATCATTGACTTATGACATTATAGGCCGCGCTTGGAAAGCAGCGGAAATGAGGATTGAATATATCGTTGTCCGGGAACTGTTCGTTCATATTGGAAGGATTGTATCCATATCAGGATTCATACTTTCCGTCATGTTTTTCGACCTAAAGCAATTACTGCCGATTTATCTGTTAATCGTCGGTGCAGGGCATACCGTGATATATTGGTTTGTACGGAAAATCGATATCATTGACCAAGATTGA
- a CDS encoding peptidoglycan D,D-transpeptidase FtsI family protein: MNKKKKKKTHVPFRLNILFFLVFVLFSALILRLGVVQIVYGDDYRREIERTEEVTVNNSVPRGKMYDRNLKLMVDNQPLDAITYTRKQGTKQTEMVETAEKLAKLIDKETNKVTERDKKDFWILNNPKLAEKKITDKERKKVEEGEMEESDLYKLQLDRITLDEMKLSEKDLEVLAIYREFASGYALTPQIVKNKKVTKEEFAKVSENLDSLPGVDISTDWDRFYTYNKTLKSVLGKVSSSEEGLPSESLNYYLARDYSRNDRVGKSYIEAQYEDILQGQKAKVRNVTDKSGNVVDSEVITEGSRGKDLILTVDMDLQLATEEIIEKQLIAKKKMGNTKFLDRAFVVMMDPDTGEVLTMAGKKYEKDPKTGKSSIEDFALGNITTSYTMGSSVKGATVLTGYQQGAIQPGTYFYDTKLKIKGTKEKGSYSNFGNINDLTALKVSSNVYMFRTAINIAGAKYVPNEPLNISSSAFSTMRNSFAQFGLGVRTGIDLPNEMSGFKGSETSPGKLLDLAIGQYDTYTPMQLVQYVSAIANGGNRMKPHMVKEIRDPVDNNEELGPVAEDVSPTVLNRLEMKEEWIERVQSGFEKVSMEQGGTAYTYFGNKSYTVAAKTGTAQAFYDGPNRADYSEPQDTMNITLVGYAPAKNPEVAFAVVVPWAYQGHSGHSMSKEIGEEIMDTYFELKKERAKKENTETSTDLKVENGKDVQKDQAEVRESQENE; encoded by the coding sequence GTGAATAAAAAGAAAAAGAAAAAGACGCATGTGCCTTTCAGATTGAATATTCTTTTCTTTTTAGTGTTTGTTTTGTTTTCCGCTTTAATTTTACGCTTGGGTGTTGTTCAGATTGTTTATGGTGATGATTACCGGCGTGAGATTGAAAGAACAGAGGAAGTGACCGTGAATAATTCGGTGCCCCGTGGGAAAATGTATGACCGTAATTTAAAACTGATGGTCGATAACCAACCACTGGATGCAATTACATATACACGAAAGCAAGGTACGAAACAAACAGAAATGGTGGAGACGGCTGAGAAACTCGCGAAGTTGATCGATAAAGAAACAAATAAAGTGACTGAGCGCGATAAAAAGGATTTTTGGATTTTAAATAATCCAAAGTTGGCCGAGAAAAAGATTACGGATAAAGAGCGGAAAAAAGTGGAAGAGGGCGAGATGGAAGAAAGTGATTTGTATAAGCTTCAGCTTGATCGGATTACTTTAGACGAAATGAAGCTTTCGGAAAAAGATCTGGAAGTCCTTGCTATATATAGGGAATTTGCAAGCGGATATGCCCTTACCCCGCAAATTGTGAAAAACAAGAAAGTAACAAAAGAAGAATTCGCCAAAGTGAGTGAAAACCTTGATTCGCTTCCTGGGGTCGATATATCAACAGATTGGGATCGTTTTTATACATATAATAAAACACTTAAATCTGTATTAGGTAAAGTTTCTTCATCTGAAGAGGGGTTGCCTAGTGAAAGCCTGAACTACTACCTTGCACGTGATTACAGCCGGAATGACCGTGTAGGTAAGAGTTATATTGAGGCGCAATATGAGGATATCCTCCAAGGGCAGAAAGCGAAAGTAAGGAATGTGACCGATAAATCAGGAAATGTTGTCGATTCCGAAGTGATTACTGAAGGTTCGCGAGGAAAAGATCTTATATTGACAGTTGATATGGATTTACAGCTTGCAACAGAGGAAATCATTGAAAAGCAATTGATTGCCAAGAAAAAAATGGGTAACACCAAATTCTTGGACAGGGCCTTTGTCGTCATGATGGATCCCGATACAGGGGAAGTATTAACGATGGCTGGGAAGAAATATGAGAAGGACCCAAAAACGGGGAAATCCTCGATTGAGGACTTCGCATTAGGAAATATCACGACTTCCTATACAATGGGCTCCTCAGTAAAAGGCGCAACTGTTTTGACTGGTTATCAGCAAGGAGCCATTCAGCCAGGTACATACTTTTATGATACGAAGCTGAAGATTAAGGGTACAAAGGAAAAAGGCTCATATAGTAACTTCGGGAACATTAATGATTTGACCGCATTGAAAGTATCCTCGAACGTTTATATGTTCAGAACGGCAATTAATATTGCAGGTGCAAAATATGTTCCGAACGAACCATTAAATATAAGTTCAAGCGCCTTTTCAACCATGCGTAATTCATTTGCCCAGTTTGGCTTGGGTGTCCGAACGGGGATCGACCTCCCGAATGAAATGAGTGGATTCAAAGGTTCGGAAACGTCACCAGGTAAGCTACTTGACCTCGCTATCGGACAGTACGATACGTACACACCGATGCAGCTTGTGCAGTATGTTTCAGCCATTGCAAATGGCGGTAACCGCATGAAGCCGCATATGGTTAAGGAAATCCGTGATCCTGTTGATAATAATGAGGAATTGGGTCCTGTTGCGGAAGACGTTTCACCAACTGTCCTTAATCGTCTTGAGATGAAGGAAGAATGGATAGAACGTGTGCAGAGCGGTTTCGAGAAAGTTTCGATGGAACAAGGCGGAACAGCTTATACTTACTTTGGGAATAAGTCATATACGGTAGCGGCTAAAACCGGAACGGCGCAAGCGTTCTATGATGGTCCGAACCGAGCGGATTATAGCGAACCTCAAGATACGATGAATATCACGTTGGTCGGCTATGCCCCTGCTAAAAATCCGGAAGTTGCTTTTGCTGTTGTTGTCCCGTGGGCTTATCAAGGACATTCGGGCCACAGCATGAGTAAAGAGATAGGTGAAGAAATTATGGATACTTATTTCGAACTGAAAAAAGAACGGGCTAAGAAGGAAAATACCGAAACCTCGACTGATTTGAAAGTGGAGAATGGTAAAGACGTTCAAAAGGACCAGGCTGAAGTTAGGGAAAGTCAAGAAAATGAATAA
- a CDS encoding PstS family phosphate ABC transporter substrate-binding protein: MRRFKFMAMTAVMGGVIAVAAGCGSDDTKTSSSEGKGSGQLQGEVITDGSSTVFPIMEAVAEEYMGTQPDVKVSVGSSGTGGGFKKFIAGDTDLANASRPVKEEESALLDENGVKYTELKLAFDGISIVANKDNEFIDSLTVEELQKLWVDNGKVKKWSDIRPEWPKEEIKFYSPGTDSGTYDYFNEVILEEKPMVENATLSEDDNVLVQGVEGDKNAIGFFGYAYYSENKDKLKIISIDNGKGAVEPTHETIKSGEYAPLSRPLYTYVANKSVAEKEQVADYTQFVIENAGELAEEVGYISLPEEEYQKDLDKLKELEK; encoded by the coding sequence ATGAGACGTTTCAAATTTATGGCTATGACCGCAGTAATGGGTGGAGTAATTGCAGTAGCGGCGGGTTGTGGATCCGATGACACTAAGACAAGCAGCAGTGAAGGAAAAGGATCTGGCCAACTGCAGGGCGAAGTTATTACGGATGGTTCTTCAACGGTCTTTCCGATCATGGAGGCAGTTGCAGAAGAATATATGGGTACACAGCCTGATGTGAAGGTTTCAGTGGGATCGTCAGGAACAGGTGGGGGATTCAAGAAATTCATCGCTGGTGATACAGACCTAGCCAATGCATCCCGCCCGGTCAAAGAAGAAGAAAGTGCCTTACTTGATGAAAATGGAGTTAAATATACAGAATTGAAACTGGCATTTGACGGTATTTCAATCGTCGCCAATAAAGATAATGAATTCATCGATTCACTAACAGTCGAAGAGCTTCAAAAACTGTGGGTTGATAATGGAAAGGTGAAGAAATGGTCTGATATACGTCCTGAATGGCCGAAGGAAGAAATTAAATTCTACTCTCCGGGAACAGATTCAGGCACATATGATTATTTCAATGAAGTGATCCTTGAAGAAAAACCGATGGTGGAAAATGCTACGCTTTCAGAAGATGATAACGTTCTTGTACAAGGTGTAGAAGGTGATAAAAATGCGATTGGATTCTTCGGTTATGCCTACTACTCTGAAAATAAAGATAAGTTAAAAATCATTTCCATCGACAACGGCAAAGGTGCTGTAGAGCCAACACATGAAACGATTAAAAGTGGGGAGTATGCACCATTGTCACGTCCACTTTACACATATGTAGCTAATAAGTCGGTAGCTGAAAAAGAACAAGTCGCAGATTATACTCAATTCGTCATTGAAAATGCAGGAGAGCTTGCAGAAGAAGTGGGTTATATCAGCCTGCCGGAAGAAGAGTACCAGAAAGATCTTGATAAATTAAAAGAACTGGAAAAATAA
- the pstC gene encoding phosphate ABC transporter permease subunit PstC, translating to MILEKKSKKKINMEKVIPKLLFLTAAISVFTTIGIILTLIFETFIFFDRVSIVEFFTEAKWLPFASTPSYGIMPLIVGTLKITVIAAVVAVPVGLATAIFLSEYASEKTRRIIKPILEVLAGIPTIVYGFFALTFVTPVLRDLFPSLDMFNALSPGIVVGIMIMPMIASLSEDALVSVPKSIREGAYALGATKLETTIKVVLPAAISGIVASIVLALSRAIGETMIVSVAGGSTPNMSMDVTSSIQTMTAYIVQVSSGDAGYGTTIYYSIYAVGMTLFVFTLVMNLLAQFISRKFREEY from the coding sequence ATGATCCTGGAAAAGAAAAGTAAGAAAAAAATAAATATGGAAAAAGTAATACCTAAGCTTTTGTTCCTTACGGCGGCAATTTCCGTTTTTACTACAATCGGGATCATCTTGACGCTTATTTTTGAAACATTTATCTTTTTTGACAGAGTATCTATCGTCGAATTTTTTACAGAAGCTAAATGGCTGCCATTTGCATCTACACCTTCCTATGGGATTATGCCCCTTATCGTTGGAACGTTGAAGATAACAGTCATAGCAGCGGTGGTTGCAGTTCCAGTAGGGCTTGCAACAGCCATTTTCTTGAGTGAATATGCATCAGAGAAAACACGGAGAATCATTAAGCCGATTTTAGAAGTTTTAGCTGGGATTCCTACTATCGTTTACGGCTTTTTTGCCTTAACTTTTGTAACACCGGTTTTGCGGGATTTATTTCCTTCCCTTGACATGTTCAATGCTCTAAGTCCCGGGATCGTTGTAGGTATCATGATCATGCCGATGATAGCCTCATTATCGGAAGATGCCCTTGTATCGGTACCTAAGTCGATTCGCGAAGGTGCGTATGCTTTAGGAGCAACGAAACTCGAAACGACAATTAAAGTGGTATTGCCAGCAGCCATTTCAGGAATTGTGGCATCCATCGTTCTTGCTTTATCCAGAGCGATTGGGGAAACCATGATTGTGAGCGTTGCCGGTGGCTCGACCCCAAATATGAGCATGGATGTCACTTCATCGATTCAAACGATGACCGCTTATATCGTTCAGGTCAGTTCGGGGGATGCAGGGTACGGGACAACGATTTACTACAGCATATATGCGGTTGGAATGACACTGTTCGTCTTTACGCTTGTCATGAATTTACTGGCGCAGTTCATCTCTCGCAAGTTCAGGGAGGAATATTAA
- the pstA gene encoding phosphate ABC transporter permease PstA, with product MKLINKSHVAKKMPARLAVNTICKGLFFLATLVGLLVLAILFYRIFTQGIGSLNGDFLQNFASRKPEEAGIKAALIGSIWLMVVVAPVSLLLGVGTAIYLEEYARKNWITTFIKVNISNLAGVPSIVFGLLGLTVFVRALALDRSILAAGLTMSLLVLPVIIVAAQEAIRAVPRDLREASFGMGATKWQTILKVVLPAAIPGILTGGILALSRAIGETAPLVVVGIPMFIAFLPQSVMDTFTVLPMQIYNWTSRPQEEFQQVAAAGIIVLLILLIIMNSIAVIIRNKFQKRY from the coding sequence ATGAAACTGATAAACAAAAGTCATGTTGCGAAAAAAATGCCTGCTAGGCTGGCTGTTAACACGATTTGTAAAGGATTATTCTTCTTGGCAACATTGGTTGGCCTCCTCGTATTGGCCATCTTATTTTATCGGATATTCACTCAAGGAATTGGCAGTCTGAATGGGGATTTCCTTCAGAATTTCGCTTCCAGGAAACCTGAAGAGGCTGGTATAAAAGCAGCACTGATCGGTTCAATATGGTTGATGGTAGTCGTGGCTCCAGTTTCTCTGCTGCTTGGTGTTGGAACGGCCATTTATTTAGAGGAATATGCCAGGAAGAATTGGATCACCACTTTTATCAAAGTGAATATTTCCAATCTGGCAGGTGTCCCGTCAATAGTATTTGGACTGCTGGGCTTAACGGTTTTCGTTCGTGCTCTAGCCTTGGACCGGTCCATATTGGCAGCAGGCTTGACGATGAGCCTGCTCGTTCTCCCGGTCATCATAGTAGCTGCCCAAGAGGCCATACGTGCCGTACCTCGTGATTTAAGGGAAGCTTCATTTGGAATGGGTGCAACAAAGTGGCAAACCATATTGAAAGTGGTCCTTCCGGCTGCAATACCTGGCATTTTAACTGGAGGAATACTTGCTTTGTCACGGGCAATCGGTGAAACGGCGCCATTGGTGGTGGTTGGCATACCAATGTTCATCGCCTTTTTACCACAATCGGTCATGGATACATTTACAGTGCTGCCAATGCAAATCTATAATTGGACATCTCGTCCGCAGGAGGAATTCCAGCAGGTTGCTGCCGCGGGAATCATCGTATTACTCATCCTGTTAATAATCATGAATTCAATAGCGGTTATAATTCGAAATAAATTCCAGAAAAGATACTGA
- the pstB gene encoding phosphate ABC transporter ATP-binding protein PstB — MNMTLTREEESPAIGFENVGSAAVTEKVYETSNLNLWYGENHALKNINLDMHQNEVTAIIGPSGCGKSTYIKTLNRMIELVPDVKTTGQIKYRNRNILDQSYKVEDLRTQVGMVFQKPNPFPKSIYENVVYGPKIHGIKNKKILDEIVEKSLKGAAIWDEVKDRLHENAYGLSGGQQQRLCIARCLAIEPDVILMDEPTSALDPISTLKIEELVQELKKDFSIIIVTHNMQQAARISDRTAFFLNGEVIEYSDTNTIFSNPNDKRTEDYITGRFG; from the coding sequence ATGAATATGACCTTAACGAGAGAAGAAGAGTCACCGGCAATCGGGTTCGAAAATGTCGGATCAGCTGCCGTGACGGAAAAGGTGTATGAAACATCCAATCTCAATTTATGGTATGGAGAAAACCATGCTTTGAAAAATATTAATCTGGATATGCATCAGAATGAAGTGACCGCCATCATCGGGCCTTCAGGATGTGGGAAATCCACATACATCAAAACATTGAACCGAATGATTGAGCTAGTCCCGGATGTGAAAACGACAGGCCAGATAAAATATAGGAACAGAAATATCCTCGATCAGTCCTATAAGGTGGAAGATTTAAGGACACAGGTGGGGATGGTCTTCCAAAAGCCTAATCCCTTTCCTAAATCAATTTATGAAAATGTTGTATACGGACCAAAGATCCATGGAATTAAAAATAAAAAAATTCTTGATGAGATCGTTGAAAAGAGTTTAAAAGGGGCAGCCATTTGGGATGAAGTGAAAGACCGTCTGCATGAAAATGCATATGGACTTTCAGGTGGACAGCAACAGCGCCTTTGTATTGCCAGATGTTTGGCAATCGAACCAGATGTCATTTTAATGGATGAACCGACTTCTGCCCTTGATCCGATATCCACTTTGAAAATAGAAGAACTGGTTCAAGAACTGAAAAAGGATTTCAGCATCATCATCGTTACCCATAACATGCAGCAGGCTGCACGTATCTCTGATAGAACGGCCTTCTTCTTAAATGGGGAAGTCATCGAATATTCTGATACAAACACCATCTTCTCTAATCCGAATGATAAAAGAACAGAAGATTACATTACCGGGCGCTTCGGTTAA
- the phoU gene encoding phosphate signaling complex protein PhoU produces MIVRENFELQLKELKEKIVKLANLASGAISKSYAALENNNVDDALEVIDDDTIADLLEEEINDFAILLIAKQQPVAIDLRRIIAAIKIASDIERMADFGVNIAKSAIRIGDQPFILPLTPLKQMHDITLKMIQLSIEAFEKEDVVLSREIIEMDDEVDRFYGDMIRSLLRLSDEKNLQQVTQLSLIARYLERTADHTTNIAENIYFLVRGRYISRNE; encoded by the coding sequence ATGATCGTTCGTGAAAATTTCGAGCTTCAATTGAAAGAGCTAAAGGAGAAAATCGTGAAATTGGCTAATTTAGCTTCAGGTGCTATATCGAAATCATATGCCGCACTAGAAAACAATAATGTAGATGATGCTCTTGAAGTTATTGATGATGATACAATAGCTGATTTACTGGAAGAGGAAATTAATGACTTTGCGATTTTACTGATTGCTAAGCAGCAGCCGGTTGCGATTGATTTAAGGCGTATCATAGCTGCAATAAAAATCGCCTCGGATATTGAAAGGATGGCGGACTTTGGTGTGAATATCGCTAAATCAGCCATCCGAATCGGTGACCAGCCATTTATCCTGCCTTTAACACCATTAAAGCAGATGCATGATATTACATTAAAGATGATTCAACTTTCAATAGAAGCATTTGAGAAGGAAGATGTTGTTCTTTCAAGAGAAATCATTGAAATGGATGATGAGGTTGATCGCTTTTATGGAGATATGATCCGAAGTCTCCTTCGCCTTTCAGATGAAAAAAACCTTCAGCAGGTTACACAGCTTTCCTTAATTGCTCGATATTTGGAAAGGACAGCGGACCATACAACGAATATCGCAGAGAATATTTACTTCCTGGTAAGAGGGAGATATATCAGTAGGAATGAATGA
- a CDS encoding endolytic transglycosylase MltG translates to MNKARLQGLSAGIIFTTTIFAGFYYGTGLFEGATPTTEEAKELLVKQGFVVTLPMKEAKKTVQPKDPDKDLMEEEASKKDPSIVSYTIKVKTNMTTTEIADSLSKEKIIDEAAEFEAYMNDHDFSKKIQIGEFVVTNNMTYRQLANTLTH, encoded by the coding sequence ATGAACAAAGCAAGACTGCAAGGTCTTTCCGCCGGTATCATTTTTACAACAACAATCTTTGCTGGCTTTTATTATGGCACCGGATTATTCGAAGGCGCCACTCCTACTACGGAGGAAGCTAAGGAATTGCTCGTGAAGCAGGGATTCGTCGTTACTCTTCCTATGAAGGAAGCTAAAAAGACCGTCCAACCAAAGGATCCGGATAAAGATTTAATGGAGGAAGAGGCTTCAAAAAAAGATCCCTCCATTGTCTCCTATACAATTAAAGTGAAAACGAATATGACCACAACCGAAATTGCCGATAGCCTTTCCAAGGAAAAAATCATCGATGAGGCTGCTGAATTTGAAGCTTACATGAATGACCATGATTTCTCAAAAAAAATACAAATCGGCGAGTTTGTTGTTACGAATAATATGACATATAGACAATTGGCCAATACTTTGACCCATTAA